A single genomic interval of Centropristis striata isolate RG_2023a ecotype Rhode Island chromosome 8, C.striata_1.0, whole genome shotgun sequence harbors:
- the LOC131975897 gene encoding prostaglandin reductase 3-like isoform X1, with product MFRLVRSGRRSAVSAIGGGRRSTDALSGVHPVARRFIIDMSYSAHFMDFKGSSIASSMKKLVVNKLSPNFRDAVSMQTVAVPTPGDADLLVRNRFVGINASDINYSAGRYDPSVKPPFDAGFEGIGEVVGLGLSASSRYTVGDTVAYFGSGAFAEYTVVPAKESVPVPAVKPEFLTLLVSGATAYIALKRLGDLAKGETVLVTAAAGGTGQFAVQFAKQAGCHVIGTCSSNEKAGFLKSIGCDRPINYTSEDLAKTLRKEYPQGVDVVYESVGGSVLELAVNCLAQKGRLIVIGFISGYQTASGIPPFRGGTLPVKLLQKSASIRGFFLPHFLSDYREALGSMMQMIAKGKLVCEVDCGDLAQEGKFVGLESVFRAVDYMYAGKNLGKVVVEVTPPPVSNSKL from the exons ATGTTCCGCCTGGTGAGAAGCGGCAGGAGATCGGCGGTATCTGCAATCGGCGGGGGGCGAAGAAGCACCGACGCACTTTCAGGAGTTCATCCGGTTGCGCGGCGCTTCATCATAGATATGTCCTACTCAGCGCACTTCATGGATTTTAAAGGATCCTCCATAGCGAGCAGTATGAAAAAGCTGGTCGTAAACAAGCTTAGTCCGAATTTCAGAGACGCCGTTTCTATGCAAACCGTAGCTGTTCCGACACCCGGAGACGCGGACTTGCTCGTCAGAAATCg tTTTGTGGGAATCAACGCCTCTGATATTAATTACTCTGCAGGCCGTTACGACCCCTCGGTGAAGCCCCCCTTCGATGCCGGTTTCGAGGGTATTGGTGAGGTTGTTGGCCTCGGCCTTAGCGCCAGCTCCCGTTACACCGTGGGGGACACTGTGGCCTACTTCGGCAGCGGTGCGTTTGCCGAGTACACGGTGGTGCCAGCCAAGGAAAGTGTGCCTGTCCCCGCGGTGAAGCCAGAGTTCCTCACCCTACTGGTCAGTGGCGCCACAGCCTACATCGCCTTGAAACGTCTGGGCGACCTGGCCAAAGGTGAGACGGTCCTGGTCACGGCGGCTGCTGGAGGAACGGGACAGTTTGCTGTGCAGTTTGCCAAACAAGCTGGGTGTCACGTGATTGGGACCTGCTCGTCAAACGAGAAAGCCGGTTTCCTCAAATCCATCGGCTGCGACAGGCCGATCAACTACACCTCAGAGGACCTGGCCAAGACGCTGAGGAAAGAGTACCCACAAGGCGTAGATGTAGTCTACGAGTCAGTCGGAGGCAGCGTCTTAGAACTCGCAGTGAACTGTTTGGCCCAAAAAGGTCGGCTGATAGTGATCGGCTTCATCTCGGGGTACCAGACCGCATCAGGGATCCCACCCTTCAGAGGGGGGACACTACCGGTCAAGCTGCTCCAGAAGTCGGCCAGCATTCGGGGTTTCTTCCTGCCCCACTTCCTCAGTGACTACAGGGAGGCTCTGGGGAGCATGATGCAGATGATTGCCAAGGGGAAGCTGGTGTGTGAGGTGGATTGTGGGGATTTGGCACAGGAGGGGAAGTTCGTAGGTTTGGAGTCAGTCTTCCGGGCTGTGGACTACATGTATGCTGGGAAAAACCTGGGCAAAGTGGTGGTGGAAGTGACACCGCCCCCTGTTAGTAATAGCAAGCTGTGA
- the LOC131975897 gene encoding prostaglandin reductase 3-like isoform X2: protein MLFFLNSRISDSTQSFVGINASDINYSAGRYDPSVKPPFDAGFEGIGEVVGLGLSASSRYTVGDTVAYFGSGAFAEYTVVPAKESVPVPAVKPEFLTLLVSGATAYIALKRLGDLAKGETVLVTAAAGGTGQFAVQFAKQAGCHVIGTCSSNEKAGFLKSIGCDRPINYTSEDLAKTLRKEYPQGVDVVYESVGGSVLELAVNCLAQKGRLIVIGFISGYQTASGIPPFRGGTLPVKLLQKSASIRGFFLPHFLSDYREALGSMMQMIAKGKLVCEVDCGDLAQEGKFVGLESVFRAVDYMYAGKNLGKVVVEVTPPPVSNSKL, encoded by the exons atgctcttttttttaaatagtaggATTTCTGATTCCACCCAGAG tTTTGTGGGAATCAACGCCTCTGATATTAATTACTCTGCAGGCCGTTACGACCCCTCGGTGAAGCCCCCCTTCGATGCCGGTTTCGAGGGTATTGGTGAGGTTGTTGGCCTCGGCCTTAGCGCCAGCTCCCGTTACACCGTGGGGGACACTGTGGCCTACTTCGGCAGCGGTGCGTTTGCCGAGTACACGGTGGTGCCAGCCAAGGAAAGTGTGCCTGTCCCCGCGGTGAAGCCAGAGTTCCTCACCCTACTGGTCAGTGGCGCCACAGCCTACATCGCCTTGAAACGTCTGGGCGACCTGGCCAAAGGTGAGACGGTCCTGGTCACGGCGGCTGCTGGAGGAACGGGACAGTTTGCTGTGCAGTTTGCCAAACAAGCTGGGTGTCACGTGATTGGGACCTGCTCGTCAAACGAGAAAGCCGGTTTCCTCAAATCCATCGGCTGCGACAGGCCGATCAACTACACCTCAGAGGACCTGGCCAAGACGCTGAGGAAAGAGTACCCACAAGGCGTAGATGTAGTCTACGAGTCAGTCGGAGGCAGCGTCTTAGAACTCGCAGTGAACTGTTTGGCCCAAAAAGGTCGGCTGATAGTGATCGGCTTCATCTCGGGGTACCAGACCGCATCAGGGATCCCACCCTTCAGAGGGGGGACACTACCGGTCAAGCTGCTCCAGAAGTCGGCCAGCATTCGGGGTTTCTTCCTGCCCCACTTCCTCAGTGACTACAGGGAGGCTCTGGGGAGCATGATGCAGATGATTGCCAAGGGGAAGCTGGTGTGTGAGGTGGATTGTGGGGATTTGGCACAGGAGGGGAAGTTCGTAGGTTTGGAGTCAGTCTTCCGGGCTGTGGACTACATGTATGCTGGGAAAAACCTGGGCAAAGTGGTGGTGGAAGTGACACCGCCCCCTGTTAGTAATAGCAAGCTGTGA